In Mycoavidus cysteinexigens, a genomic segment contains:
- the dsbD gene encoding protein-disulfide reductase DsbD: MLSDSIQRSQFIGKSILLMWALFYSALALANGPFLDAKAAFKMRALERPGGIEVHFSIAHGYAMYREHFGFSVGRGVATLGEPVLPPGQIKFDTALQKNFETYRNEVDIYLPVTHVEGPFELTVRTQGCADQGLCYPPMMHFISIKGAGLQKLKAETRPEGVNTGPPTLGERLGMRYLTDSLAHLYSFQYAEAVLEGHDFITTLMIFFVLGVALSLFPCSLPMIPILSALIVGEGTQLTRWRSLMLSVIYVLGMALVYTVFGMVAASAGYSLGPDLQNPWVRGVFALLLFAFALSLFGCYELQLPQSWQNRINSVLLGRQLKGGKWLAVFTMGALSALIIGACMTAPLFGVLTFIAHTGNLILGGSALFLMALGMGAPLLLVGIGAGNILPRAGVWMNGIKRVFGLLLAAVALWLVFPLLAAALNWQNVGMTWRATRMPTATESAAVAPKQLQPGSAGFTLIQSKSELQHQIRANGRPSMLEFYADWCANCREMEKITFTDSRVQAQLKHFNLLRADVTKNNLEHRALLKQFSLYGPPALLFFDENGHEISALRMIGYQSPSLFLKKIESIYTAP, from the coding sequence ATGTTGAGTGATTCTATCCAGCGTTCGCAGTTCATCGGGAAGAGCATTTTGCTGATGTGGGCGCTGTTTTATAGCGCACTGGCATTAGCCAACGGGCCCTTTCTTGATGCCAAAGCAGCTTTCAAAATGCGCGCACTAGAGCGGCCTGGTGGCATTGAAGTCCATTTTTCGATTGCGCATGGCTATGCTATGTATCGTGAGCATTTTGGGTTTAGTGTTGGGCGCGGGGTGGCGACGCTAGGTGAGCCGGTGTTGCCGCCAGGCCAAATTAAATTCGATACTGCGCTGCAGAAGAATTTTGAAACCTACCGCAACGAAGTCGACATTTATCTTCCTGTGACGCATGTGGAGGGTCCCTTTGAGCTGACTGTCCGCACTCAGGGCTGTGCCGATCAAGGTCTATGCTATCCACCCATGATGCATTTTATATCTATCAAGGGTGCTGGGTTACAGAAGTTAAAGGCAGAGACTAGGCCGGAAGGTGTAAATACGGGGCCACCTACGCTGGGGGAGCGTTTAGGTATGCGCTACCTGACTGACTCTCTGGCTCATCTTTATAGTTTTCAATATGCGGAAGCGGTGCTTGAAGGACATGATTTCATCACCACGTTGATGATTTTCTTTGTATTGGGCGTCGCATTAAGCTTATTCCCGTGCTCCTTGCCAATGATCCCGATTTTATCGGCGTTGATCGTGGGGGAAGGAACGCAGCTCACGCGCTGGCGCAGTTTAATGCTATCTGTGATCTATGTGCTCGGGATGGCGCTAGTCTATACGGTGTTTGGCATGGTGGCCGCTTCAGCGGGCTATAGTCTCGGCCCAGACCTACAAAACCCATGGGTGCGTGGTGTTTTTGCGCTGTTGTTATTTGCCTTTGCCCTTTCCTTATTCGGTTGCTACGAGTTGCAGTTGCCACAATCTTGGCAAAACCGCATTAATTCGGTGTTATTAGGGCGTCAATTAAAGGGTGGTAAATGGCTTGCTGTATTTACGATGGGGGCTTTATCGGCATTGATTATTGGTGCGTGCATGACGGCGCCGCTATTTGGTGTGCTGACGTTTATTGCCCATACAGGTAATCTAATATTAGGCGGTAGTGCGCTTTTCTTGATGGCGCTAGGTATGGGAGCGCCACTGCTGCTGGTCGGTATTGGCGCGGGTAATATATTGCCTCGCGCCGGCGTTTGGATGAACGGAATTAAGCGGGTATTTGGACTACTGCTTGCCGCCGTTGCGCTCTGGCTAGTTTTTCCGTTGCTAGCGGCAGCGCTGAATTGGCAAAATGTAGGCATGACTTGGCGTGCAACCCGTATGCCAACCGCTACTGAATCCGCAGCCGTAGCACCCAAACAACTACAGCCTGGGTCAGCAGGCTTTACATTGATTCAGTCAAAGAGTGAACTCCAGCATCAAATTAGAGCGAATGGGCGGCCAAGTATGCTCGAGTTTTACGCCGACTGGTGCGCCAATTGTCGAGAAATGGAAAAAATCACTTTTACCGATAGTCGAGTGCAGGCACAATTAAAGCACTTTAATTTATTGCGCGCTGATGTGACGAAGAATAACCTCGAGCACCGCGCATTGCTTAAGCAGTTCAGTTTATACGGACCTCCTGCACTCCTTTTTTTTGATGAAAATGGTCATGAAATCAGTGCGTTACGGATGATTGGGTATCAATCGCCTAGCCTTTTTCTGAAAAAAATCGAATCCATTTATACGGCTCCATAA